A genome region from Schistocerca americana isolate TAMUIC-IGC-003095 chromosome 1, iqSchAmer2.1, whole genome shotgun sequence includes the following:
- the LOC124593994 gene encoding 60S ribosomal protein L23 — MSKRGRGGSAGAKFRISLGLPVGAVINCADNTGAKNLYVIAVQGVKGRLNRLPAAGSGDMIVATVKKGKPELRKKVMPAVVIRQRKPFRRKDGVFIYFEDNAGVIVNNKGEMKGSAITGPVAKECADLWPRIASNASSIA, encoded by the coding sequence ATGTCGAAGAGAGGAAGAGGTGGTTCTGCAGGAGCCAAATTCAGAATATCTCTAGGTTTACCTGTGGGTGCAGTAATTAACTGTGCTGACAACACAGGCGCGAAAAACCTCTATGTGATAGCTGTCCAGGGAGTAAAGGGTCGTCTCAACCGTTTACCGGCGGCCGGTTCAGGTGATATGATTGTTGCTACAGTGAAGAAGGGAAAACCAGAGTTGAGGAAGAAGGTGATGCCAGCAGTTGTCATTAGGCAGCGAAAACCGTTCCGGAGGAAGGATGGGGTCTTCATATACTTTGAAGATAATGCTGGTGTAATAGTAAACAACAAAGGTGAAATGAAAGGCAGTGCGATCACTGGGCCTGTTGCAAAGGAGTGTGCCGATTTATGGCCCAGGATTGCATCAAATGCAAGCAGTATTGCATAG